Within Caminibacter pacificus, the genomic segment TACAAGACCGCTCTCGTAAAGTTTTACGCTCTCCGCAAGAGAAACTGTTCTTATTACCCTGATTTTGTCTTTTTTTAGCCACCCTTTTTCGTTTGCATAAAAAATAGGAGCATACCCTATCCACTCGTTAGCGGCTATACTTATCTCTTTAGTTTTTTCACATCCCGTAAAAATCAAGAACAAAACCAAAGAGACAAGCATACCTTTTTTCATAATCCCTCCTTATAAAAATATCATAATCACCCCTATAAATAAAATTGACGTCAAAATAACCAAATACGCAACTTTTTGCGGATATAAGTTAAATAACGCCGCTAAATTTACATTCGTCACCGCCAAAGGCGTCAGCACTTCAAGCAAAACGGCCTGGTGAAATATCGGCTTTAAATGACAGAACTTTAACAGAATAAATGAAATTAAAGGAAAAACTAAAAATTTATTAATAGTAGTCACTAAACTTAATTTAAAGCTAACTTCTTTAGCTTTAATCTCAGCCACGTAAATACCGAAAATCAAAAGTTGAACCACAATAGAAGCAAAAGCTCCCATTTGCAATATTTTCATAATATCCGCAGGAAATCTAACCCCGCCGATATTTAAAATTAACGCCAAAATCCCAAACCACATAACAGGAATTTTGACTATTTTTTTAAAAGCGTCTTTAAAAGAGTATTCACCTTTTGCAAAGAAAAAAATCCCGAAAGAATAGATAAAAAAGATATTTGCCAAATTTACCATAGTAGCGATACTCGCTCCTATATCTCCAAAAAGAGCATATGACAAAGGAATTCCCAAATTTCCGGTATTTCCGATAAGAGGAGTTAAAGAAGCTATAATTTTTTCTTTTTTATCTTTCAAAAACAAAAAGGCTAAAAGTGCGGTAAATATCAAGGAAATAAAAACAGCACCCAAATAAACAACGGGAGAAATTATCAAATCGAAATTCAAAGGCACAAGCATAATACCCCAAAGGGTCAAGAAAGGTTGAAGAAAATAGGTGGAGAGAATAACTAATGTTTTTCCCTCAATCTCTTCTTTAAAAATTTTTTTTGCAAAAAATCCTATTACGATAAAAATATAAATTCCGATAACGGTTATCAAAACTTAGCTTTTAATAAATTTGATTATTTCGTCTTTAATTGCGTTTTTGTTAATAATATTTTCGTTTACGATATCTTTTTCAAAAAGCTCTCTTATCATATCCGGAGCTTTTACGTCATAATGTGTTTCGATATAAGCGATTGCGTCTTTATCGGATATCGTTTGCTCTTCAAGTTCGGCAATTTCTCTATTTACGTCTTCACCTGTGAGAGCATAATAGATACTCGGTGCGAATTTAGTCCACTCGGCCGTAGAATATGCCACTACGTAATTATTAAGTTTTCCTTTTTCTTTTAGATATTCATAAGCTTTTATCGCCGTAGCAGTATGAGGGTCCATTAAATAGTTTTCCTTATTTGCATATCTTCTGATAATTTCTTCACATTCTCCGTCAGTTGCAAAATCAGCGTCGAAATCTTCTTGGATTTTCGCCAATTCCTCTTTTGTAAGTTCGAAATATCCGTTTTCTTCAAGTGAAGTCATAAGCTCTTTTGTTCTCTCTTCACCGAATTTATCAAAAATCATTCTCTCTACGTTACTTGATTTTAAAATATCCATAGCCGGTGAAATGGTTTTTATCAGTTTTTTATCTCTCAAATCATATCTTCCGAATTTGATAAGTTCGTAAAGTACGTTATTTTTATTTGAGGCGATAACGATTTTATCTATAGGAAGCCCCATTCTTTTAGCATAATAAGCTCCAAGAGCGTTTCCGAAATTTCCACTTGGAATAATAACGTCGAATTTTTGTCCCAACAACACTTCGCCGTTTTCAAGAAGCTTTAGATAACTCCAAAAATGATATATGATTTGGAAAATAATTCTTCCGAAGTTCACGCTGTTTGCAGCTGAGAGCTTAATACCCTCTTCATCAAGAGTTTTTCTAAAATCTTCATCTTTCAAAAGAGCTTTCAGAGTGGTTTGAGCATCGTCAAAGTCTCCTAAAATACCTAAAACTTTTTCGTTTTTAGCATCAGTAGTTACCATTTGAAGTTTTTGTACTTCACTTGTCCCTTCATGAGGATAAATACATACTACTTTTATATTTTCTCTATTTTCAAACGTTTTTAGGGTAGCCGGACCGGTATCTCCCGAAGTTGCCGCCATAATCAAATAATTTTCATCTCTTTTTTTAGCAAGGTCAGATAAAATAACCCCGAAAGGTTGCAGCGCCATATCTTTAAAAGCCCTCGTAGGTCCGTGCCAAAGCTCCGCAACGCTTAAATCTCTTTTAACTTTTACAACCGGTACCACTTCAGGATCGTCAAAATTTCTAAGATAAGTATACAAAGCCTCTTCTATAAGATCTTTATCGATATCGATTTTAAAAAGCTTTAAAATACCTCTTGCAATATGTCTATATGTCGTCTCATCTCTGTCGTCATAATATCTGATAATAAATCTTTCATCAATTTTAGGCAATTTTTCAGGTACGAAAAGCCCTCCGTTCGGGGCTGCCGGGTTTAAAATCACCTCACTAAAACTCTTCTTCTCATCCGTTCCGCGAGTTCCGATAAATTTCATTAATACCTCCGTTAATTTAAAAAACTTTCTCTTTTAATTATGAAATTATAGTAAAATTTCAACAAAAAGGGTTGGATTTGGTTCCTTTTCATATTCATAGCGACTATTCACTGCTTCACTCTTCTTTAAAAATAAAAGATTTAGTCAATAAAGCAAAAGAGCTCGGCTACAAGACGCTTGGAATCAGCGAACTTGACAATATGTTCAGCGCCATCGAATTTTATGAAACGTGCAAAAAAAACGAAATAAAACCTATTATAGGCACGGACGTTTTGGTAGATATCGAGGGTAATCTTCATAGAATGGTATTAATTGCCAAAAACTACCAAGGCTATAAAAACCTTATGTATCTAAGCTCTATAAGTTATCTTTATCACCAAAAAGGCCACCAAGCTATAGTACCTTTTGAAGAGCTTGTCAATCACCAAGAAGGCGTGGCGGTAGTGCTTCCTATGACGGAGAGTTTAGTCGGGTTTCATCTTAATATTCTAAACGAAGAAAACATTCTAAAAGGAGCCAAAGGAAAAGCCCAAGCCAAATATTCGGCACTATTTTTAAAAGAAAAAATCAACGACTTATATCTCGAAATAAGACGCGACAGTTTTAAAGAATCCCTCATCGAAAAAGACCTGATAGAAATAAGCGAAGAGTGCGACATTCCCCTAATCGCTTCGAGTAATATCTATTATCTCGAAAAACTCGATTATATCTACAAAGACGCCCTTGAATGTATTGAGAGCAACAAACAATTCGACGACGTTCACAGAGATTTCGACATAGGAGAATATTATCTAAAATCTCCCGAAGAATACGAAAACCTTTTTAGCGACATTCCTAAGGCACTTGAAAACAACAAAAAGCTTTTTGAAAGTATAGACCTTGAAATTCCTCTTGGAAATCCTACTCCTCCGACATTTAAATTTACAAAAGAGTACGCGCAAAAAGAGGGTCTTGATATAGAAAGCGACGTAGAATATTTCGAATACAAATGCTGGGAAGGATTAAACAAAAGACTCCAAAAAATCCCGAAATCCGAACACGAAACTTACAAAAAAAGACTCGAGCACGAAATAAATATCATTAAAAAAATGAAATTCCCGGGATATATGCTTATAGTTTGGGATTTTATCAACTACGCAAAAGACCCGAGCCGCCACCTAAGAGGAGACGGAAACAAAATCCCGGTAGGTCCGGGACGGGGAAGTGCTGCCGGGAGTTTGGTGGCGTATGCTTTAGAAATTACTAATATCGACCCTATAAAATACGGACTACTTTTTGAGAGATTTTTGAATCCCGAGAGGGTGAGTATGCCCGATATCGACGTCGATTTTTGTCAGGACAGACGTGATGAGGTGATAGAATACGTAAAAGAAAAATACGGAAGCGAAAACGTAGCGCAAGTGGTGACATTCGGTTCTTTGCTTGCAAAAGGTGTTTTAAGAGACGTAGCGAGAATATTCGGTATCGACTACTCAGAAGCCGACAGATTCGTAAAACTTATCCCCGACCAACTCGGAATTACTCTACAAAAAGCAAAAGAATTGGAACCGAAAATCGTAGAAATCACACAAGAAGACCCTCTTTATAACAGACTCTATTCATTCGGCGAATCGCTTGAAGGACTAAAAAGAAACACAGGAAAACACGCAGCCGGAGTCGTAATAAGCGATGAAAAACTCTGGAACAAATCCCCTCTATACAAACAAGACGAGCACGACGAATTCCACACAACTCAATATTCTCTAAACTACCTTGAACCGGTCGATTTGATTAAATTCGACTTTTTGGGATTAAAAACGCTAACGGTTATAGACAAAGCCGTAAAAAACATAAAACTAAATAAAAACGAAGACGTTAATATCGACGACTTATCACTCAGCGACCCTAAAGTTTTCGAGCTTATCCAAAGCGGAAAAACATTAGGTCTATTCCAAATAGAATCGGACGGAATGCAGGATTTGGCAAAAAGATTAAAACCATCAACCTTCGAAGACGTAATTGCGATGCTCGCACTCTACCGCCCGGGACCTATGGATGCCGGAATGCTTGATGACTACATCGAAAGAAAACACGGAAGAAAACCTATCAGTTATTTCTACGACGAATTCGAAGAAGTGCTAAAACCTATTTTGGAGCCGACTTACGGGGTTATCGTTTATCAAGAACAGGTAATGCAGATAGTTCAGGCAATCGGGGGATTCTCTCTTGGTGAAGCGGATATCATAAGACGGGCTATGGGTAAGAAAAAAGCCGATTTGATGGCGAAATACGCAGAAGAATTCGCTCAAAGAGCCCAAAAACAAGGCTTTTCGTATGAAAACGCAAAAGCACTCTTTAACTTAATCGAGAAATTCGCCGGATACGGATTCAATAAATCCCACTCGGCGGCTTATGCAATGATTACATATCAAACGGCATGGCTAAAAAAATACTACCCTACCGAATTTTTAAGCGCCTTGCTTACATACGAGGCCGACAATACCGACAAAATCGCAAAATATATAGACGAAGCCAAATCCTTGGGAATAGAAGTACTTCCGCCTGACGTTAATAAATCAAACGCTGAATTCACTCCTATGGGTGAAAAGATACTTTTCGGACTTAGCGCGATTAAAGGAGTCGGTAGCAAAGCAATAGAGAGTATCGTAGCAAACAGACCTTTTAAAGATTTGGAAGATTTTATTTTAAGAGTAGATACTTCAAAAGTAAACAAAAAAGTATTAGAACAACTCATAAAATCCGGAGCTATGGATTGTTTCGGATTATCGAGAAAAGCGATGCTTCAAAACGTGGAAAATATATTAGAATTCAAAAAACGCGTAGAAGACAAAAAAAACGCAATCAACCACGAGCACTCTTTATTTGCTGATATGGCGGATGAAAGTGATGATTATCGAGAAAAATTAGAAATTCACGATATGCCTGAATTCGATACGAAAACATTGCTTGAGGGCGAATACGAAACGTTAGGATTTTACGTCTCCGCTCATCCTCTTGACCCTTACAAAGAAAAAATAGAAAAACTAAACTACAACCTCTCAAGCGAAGTTGAAGAAATTATCGGACAAGAAGCTCTTTTTGTCGGAAAAATAGAGGGAATGAAAGTAAGAATCTCCAAAAAAGGAAACAAATTCGCAATAGCGAATCTTATGGATTATCACGGCAAAATAGATATTATGATTTTCGAAAGAGACTTAAACAAACTCCAAGAATACAACCTTGACGAGCCTTTGGCGATAAAAGCTGCGGTAGATAAAGTCGGAGAGTTTTTAAGAGTAACGTGTAGAAAAGTTATGAGTTTGGAAGAAGCGGCAAACGAAAAAGCCGCGGTAAAAGACGAAATTACGATAATACAAAGAGAAATTTCAGAAAATTACGAAGAGGATTTGATGAAAATCTATAACGAAATCTCAAAAAATCCGGGAAATAAAAGAGCGATTTTACAAATAAAAACGCCTTTTGGGTTTACCTTAAAAGTAGAAACCAATCTAAGAACCTCTATTTAATCAGCTCTTTTATCTTTTCTTTGAAATTACATAAAAACTGAGGATATTCCTCATCAATTTTGCTTAAATCGACATATTCTCTCATAAAAGTATCCAAATCTATTCCGGATTGCATACCTAAAGAAAAACCTTTAAACATCTCTTTGATTTTTGGAGAATCGACCAAATCGACCATACTTTCGGCAAAAGGAATAGCCTCTTCAAACATCCCTTCTCTCCACATTCCGACCATATTATCAAATAACGTCACAACTGCAAAAAGCTCTTCGTCGTTTTTCAAATCGAATTTTTCGTTATTCGTTAGTTTATGTTGATACATTATAAAAGCTTCGTTAAACGCTTTTTCGAATTCTTCTTCCGCTTTTTGAGTATCTCCCTTTGTTAAGGCGTTTCTAAACTCATAATAGTGCTCTTTTACGCTCATACCAATCCTTTTTTTCGGAAATTTTAAC encodes:
- a CDS encoding AEC family transporter, with protein sequence MITVIGIYIFIVIGFFAKKIFKEEIEGKTLVILSTYFLQPFLTLWGIMLVPLNFDLIISPVVYLGAVFISLIFTALLAFLFLKDKKEKIIASLTPLIGNTGNLGIPLSYALFGDIGASIATMVNLANIFFIYSFGIFFFAKGEYSFKDAFKKIVKIPVMWFGILALILNIGGVRFPADIMKILQMGAFASIVVQLLIFGIYVAEIKAKEVSFKLSLVTTINKFLVFPLISFILLKFCHLKPIFHQAVLLEVLTPLAVTNVNLAALFNLYPQKVAYLVILTSILFIGVIMIFL
- the thrC gene encoding threonine synthase, with amino-acid sequence MKFIGTRGTDEKKSFSEVILNPAAPNGGLFVPEKLPKIDERFIIRYYDDRDETTYRHIARGILKLFKIDIDKDLIEEALYTYLRNFDDPEVVPVVKVKRDLSVAELWHGPTRAFKDMALQPFGVILSDLAKKRDENYLIMAATSGDTGPATLKTFENRENIKVVCIYPHEGTSEVQKLQMVTTDAKNEKVLGILGDFDDAQTTLKALLKDEDFRKTLDEEGIKLSAANSVNFGRIIFQIIYHFWSYLKLLENGEVLLGQKFDVIIPSGNFGNALGAYYAKRMGLPIDKIVIASNKNNVLYELIKFGRYDLRDKKLIKTISPAMDILKSSNVERMIFDKFGEERTKELMTSLEENGYFELTKEELAKIQEDFDADFATDGECEEIIRRYANKENYLMDPHTATAIKAYEYLKEKGKLNNYVVAYSTAEWTKFAPSIYYALTGEDVNREIAELEEQTISDKDAIAYIETHYDVKAPDMIRELFEKDIVNENIINKNAIKDEIIKFIKS
- the dnaE gene encoding DNA polymerase III subunit alpha; amino-acid sequence: MVPFHIHSDYSLLHSSLKIKDLVNKAKELGYKTLGISELDNMFSAIEFYETCKKNEIKPIIGTDVLVDIEGNLHRMVLIAKNYQGYKNLMYLSSISYLYHQKGHQAIVPFEELVNHQEGVAVVLPMTESLVGFHLNILNEENILKGAKGKAQAKYSALFLKEKINDLYLEIRRDSFKESLIEKDLIEISEECDIPLIASSNIYYLEKLDYIYKDALECIESNKQFDDVHRDFDIGEYYLKSPEEYENLFSDIPKALENNKKLFESIDLEIPLGNPTPPTFKFTKEYAQKEGLDIESDVEYFEYKCWEGLNKRLQKIPKSEHETYKKRLEHEINIIKKMKFPGYMLIVWDFINYAKDPSRHLRGDGNKIPVGPGRGSAAGSLVAYALEITNIDPIKYGLLFERFLNPERVSMPDIDVDFCQDRRDEVIEYVKEKYGSENVAQVVTFGSLLAKGVLRDVARIFGIDYSEADRFVKLIPDQLGITLQKAKELEPKIVEITQEDPLYNRLYSFGESLEGLKRNTGKHAAGVVISDEKLWNKSPLYKQDEHDEFHTTQYSLNYLEPVDLIKFDFLGLKTLTVIDKAVKNIKLNKNEDVNIDDLSLSDPKVFELIQSGKTLGLFQIESDGMQDLAKRLKPSTFEDVIAMLALYRPGPMDAGMLDDYIERKHGRKPISYFYDEFEEVLKPILEPTYGVIVYQEQVMQIVQAIGGFSLGEADIIRRAMGKKKADLMAKYAEEFAQRAQKQGFSYENAKALFNLIEKFAGYGFNKSHSAAYAMITYQTAWLKKYYPTEFLSALLTYEADNTDKIAKYIDEAKSLGIEVLPPDVNKSNAEFTPMGEKILFGLSAIKGVGSKAIESIVANRPFKDLEDFILRVDTSKVNKKVLEQLIKSGAMDCFGLSRKAMLQNVENILEFKKRVEDKKNAINHEHSLFADMADESDDYREKLEIHDMPEFDTKTLLEGEYETLGFYVSAHPLDPYKEKIEKLNYNLSSEVEEIIGQEALFVGKIEGMKVRISKKGNKFAIANLMDYHGKIDIMIFERDLNKLQEYNLDEPLAIKAAVDKVGEFLRVTCRKVMSLEEAANEKAAVKDEITIIQREISENYEEDLMKIYNEISKNPGNKRAILQIKTPFGFTLKVETNLRTSI
- a CDS encoding DNA polymerase III subunit alpha, which gives rise to MSVKEHYYEFRNALTKGDTQKAEEEFEKAFNEAFIMYQHKLTNNEKFDLKNDEELFAVVTLFDNMVGMWREGMFEEAIPFAESMVDLVDSPKIKEMFKGFSLGMQSGIDLDTFMREYVDLSKIDEEYPQFLCNFKEKIKELIK